From a single Miscanthus floridulus cultivar M001 chromosome 8, ASM1932011v1, whole genome shotgun sequence genomic region:
- the LOC136472743 gene encoding uncharacterized protein: protein MSSSRYQSRPKVLAVRCGKRRAALSACSSTRRRRRVTDSDAANTRDGSSSWASLPEDLVDLIAWRVLAVDLRDYVRLRAVCAHWRSSTASPRGRGIVDQRFHPRRWMMLPEGHGLYPGHDKLRGFVRFFNLSTGAFVRVHLPLFRDHCVLDSIDTAARLLNPFTGDILDFPPLETLLPYECTLPHRSKRIYIRHVSATSMNVSADGVVSLMIFGGCGWSKIAFATSREQRWRVSSYFVDQYCSPLSFQGKIYVLRCTDSYAKPDILEIGPPHSYYKGMEEPWMPPPRSIAKCPLPYSSDETGTNHHYLAECGTELMVVSMSNVYKKVLVHRVADLVLGRAVPVTRIGGNALFIDRRKLWVGSKAFPNIVDDTTVFYNGYKRILAQYHLRSGTILPATNIPNAEDVGPSPCSIISHMYTCCYRQKWNKG from the exons ATGTCATCGTCGAGGTACCAGAGTCGGCCAAAGGTCTTGGCTGTGCGCTGCGGCAAGCGCCGAGCAGCCTTGTCTGCGTGCAGCAGCACGCGCCGGCGACGGAGGGTCACTGATTCCGACGCCGCCAACACTAGGGACGGGTCGTCCTCGTGGGCGTCCCTGCCCGAGGATCTGGTGGACCTGATCGCGTGGCGGGTGCTGGCGGTCGACTTGCGTGACTACGTCCGGCTCCGCGCCGTGTGCGCGCACTGGCGCTCCAGCACCGCCAGCCCGCGCGGCCGCGGCATCGTGGACCAGCGCTTCCACCCGCGGCGGTGGATGATGCTGCCCGAGGGCCACGGCCTCTACCCTGGCCACGACAAGCTGCGCGGGTTCGTCCGCTTCTTCAACCTCTCGACGGGCGCCTTCGTCCGCGTCCACCTCCCGCTCTTCAGGGACCACTGCGTCCTCGACTCCATCGACACCGCCGCCCGCCTCCTCAACCCCTTCACCGGCGACATCCTCGACTTCCCGCCTCTGGAGACCCTCCTACCGTACGAGTGCACGTTGCCGCACCGAAGCAAGCGGATCTATATCAGACATGTCAGTGCTACCTCCATGAACGTGAGTGCGGATGGAGTCGTCTcgctcatgatctttgggggatgcGGTTGGTCCAAGATAGCCTTTGCTACCTCCAGGGAACAGCGATGGAGAGTTTCAAGCTATTTTGTGGATCAATACTGCAGTCCACTCTCGTTCCAAGGCAAGATATATGTGTTGAGGTGTACTGACAGTTACGCGAAACCAGATATCCTGGAGATCGGCCCCCCACACAGCTACTACAAAGGGATGGAGGAACCCTGGATGCCACCACCAAGGTCCATTGCCAAATGTCCACTTCCATATAGTTCAGACGAGACCGGGACTAATCACCACTATCTGGCAGAATGTGGCACAGAGTTGATGGTGGTCAGTATGAGTAACGTTTATAAGAAAGTTTTAGTTCACAGAGTAGCTGACCTTGTGCTGGGAAGAGCTGTCCCGGTGACACGCATTGGTGGCAATGCCCTCTTCATTGACAGGAGGAAGCTGTGGGTCGGTTCTAAGGCGTTTCCTAACATTGTGGATGACACCACTGTCTTTTACAATGGGTATAAACGTATTCTCGCTCAATATCACCTCAGAAGCGGCACAATATTGCCGGCGACAAATATACCTAACGCAGAAGATGTTGGGCCAAGTCCTTGTAGCATCATTAGCCATATGTACACATGTTGCTATCGCCAAAAATG GAACAAGGGATAA